Proteins found in one Rahnella aquatilis CIP 78.65 = ATCC 33071 genomic segment:
- a CDS encoding ABC transporter substrate-binding protein: MSVKHVSPLAGLLSAALLLTGCFGEADKNPGKTADQRLRLAMLQPPRSGLTPLSDDAFKLSRWSTTETLVTLDKLGEAQPALATKWQQTGDNSWRFELRHGVRFHDGSLLDAATVVNALTVAAHAAPKPRILDGVQLTAVADGEQAVMVTTAQPDPLLPQRLSSPQLAILSQKAYSTSGVVDPRHAGSGPFELVQVNGTSSARLERFGGYWGEKAKASGIDVSFVPDGTARGAALRTGAADIVEAIPVSQAPLLDQTLIHEVPMPRTNTLYLNTRLGVMQDPALRAAVRDAINRQQLVDNVYEKRADVAQGLLGPALPWAAPLRQPVSQPVTARKPAGETITLATFSDRAELPEVAVYVAQQLTAAGFTVKQVVREYSQIESDALAGKFDAFILSRATVLDSGDPVAYLYSDFACKGSFNIAQLCRPDIDQALQKASVIPAGAERRQAIMLAENLILATDAAIPMLHERVIQGELADIRDAVRDPRERTLINAATQRVVQAD; the protein is encoded by the coding sequence ATGTCTGTGAAACATGTAAGCCCGCTGGCCGGGCTGCTTTCTGCTGCGCTTTTACTGACCGGATGCTTCGGTGAAGCCGATAAAAACCCCGGCAAAACTGCGGATCAGCGCCTGCGGCTGGCGATGTTACAACCGCCGCGTTCCGGCCTGACGCCGCTCAGCGACGATGCGTTTAAACTTTCGCGCTGGAGTACGACAGAGACGCTGGTGACGCTCGATAAACTCGGCGAAGCGCAACCGGCGCTGGCGACAAAATGGCAGCAAACCGGTGATAACAGCTGGCGTTTCGAGCTGCGTCATGGCGTCAGATTCCACGACGGCAGCCTGCTTGATGCCGCCACCGTGGTGAATGCCCTGACTGTCGCCGCCCATGCCGCGCCGAAACCACGCATTCTGGATGGCGTGCAACTGACCGCCGTAGCGGACGGCGAACAGGCTGTTATGGTGACCACCGCACAGCCGGATCCGTTGCTGCCGCAGCGTCTTTCCAGCCCGCAACTGGCGATTCTTTCACAAAAAGCCTACAGCACCAGCGGCGTGGTGGATCCGCGCCATGCCGGTTCCGGTCCGTTTGAACTGGTGCAGGTGAACGGCACCAGCAGCGCCCGGCTGGAACGCTTCGGCGGTTACTGGGGCGAAAAGGCCAAAGCCAGTGGCATCGATGTCAGTTTCGTGCCGGACGGCACCGCACGCGGCGCGGCGTTACGTACCGGCGCGGCGGATATTGTCGAGGCCATTCCGGTGTCTCAGGCTCCATTGCTGGATCAGACGCTCATCCATGAAGTGCCGATGCCGCGCACCAACACGTTGTATCTCAACACGCGGCTTGGCGTAATGCAGGATCCGGCGCTGCGTGCCGCCGTTCGCGACGCCATTAACCGCCAGCAACTGGTGGATAACGTCTACGAAAAGCGCGCCGATGTGGCACAGGGTCTGCTCGGCCCGGCATTGCCGTGGGCCGCACCACTGCGCCAGCCGGTGAGCCAGCCGGTGACCGCCCGTAAACCGGCTGGTGAAACCATCACCTTAGCAACCTTCAGCGACCGTGCCGAACTGCCGGAGGTGGCGGTCTATGTTGCGCAGCAGCTGACGGCAGCCGGTTTTACCGTGAAACAGGTGGTCCGTGAATACTCACAAATCGAATCTGACGCGCTGGCGGGCAAGTTCGATGCCTTTATTTTATCCCGTGCCACTGTGCTGGATTCCGGCGACCCGGTGGCGTACCTGTACAGTGATTTTGCCTGCAAAGGCTCGTTTAACATTGCACAGCTTTGCCGCCCTGACATCGATCAGGCACTGCAAAAGGCTTCCGTTATTCCGGCAGGCGCTGAACGCCGTCAGGCGATCATGCTGGCCGAAAACCTGATCCTCGCCACGGATGCGGCCATTCCGATGCTGCATGAGCGGGTGATTCAGGGCGAGTTGGCAGACATACGCGACGCGGTGCGCGACCCGCGTGAACGCACGTTAATCAATGCCGCGACACAGCGCGTGGTGCAGGCCGACTGA
- a CDS encoding ABC transporter permease subunit codes for MSESLYCRTCAGVSRLRMSQTGGAGVPLISRLLTLAAIVVLTGLLPWLSGSDPALSLLRARSGEQEATAETLNAIRLTLGLDQGPWHALTHWLGGLPGGDAGVSWVSGLPVLPGMLRATGVSLTLMTASAGVAFLIAVLLCAGTLIRGLQGGTPRPAGFLAALLTALPEFLLASVLLITGAVWLKFFPPYGWAGWHYAVLPALALGIPAGGYLGRLYSDALSGAFNESWLTTWSVLGISRRHIALAIIRRTLPGVMPLTGLVLVSLTGGAIAVEKVFAIPGLGRATLGAAAAGDLPALQTGVLILLLLASALGMLTGGIRRILLGRALSLGAMPVPQPVALPEKQRAWLPLLCLSILVVMVFAGLPRDPLTSAYLRLQPPSFALPFGADAMGRDLLARVAHGTLNTCLQALAVSLICLLAGMTAGAFPRAMTGPIEVTNALPPVIAGLVIAAINGPTATGAVIAVTVVSWAPLAAHTAALVAEIRARPYIQMLAVMGVGTLRRHVFYVFPALAGPLLRHALLRLPGIALALASLGFLGLGAPPPAPEWGRVLAEGMPYIERAPWSVLAPAGALALLSVLAVTMSSLRWKNRVRQPGTLH; via the coding sequence ATGAGTGAATCTCTGTATTGCCGCACCTGCGCGGGCGTCAGTCGTCTGCGTATGAGTCAGACCGGTGGCGCAGGGGTGCCGCTGATTTCACGCTTGCTGACGCTGGCCGCCATCGTGGTGCTGACCGGCCTGCTGCCGTGGTTGTCGGGCAGTGATCCGGCGCTGTCATTGCTGCGCGCACGCTCCGGCGAACAGGAAGCCACGGCAGAAACTCTCAACGCGATCCGCCTGACGCTCGGGCTGGATCAGGGGCCATGGCATGCGCTGACGCACTGGCTGGGCGGTTTGCCGGGCGGCGATGCGGGCGTTTCCTGGGTGTCCGGCCTGCCGGTTTTACCCGGCATGTTGCGGGCAACAGGGGTTTCACTGACGCTGATGACGGCTTCCGCTGGCGTGGCGTTTCTGATTGCAGTGCTGTTATGCGCGGGCACGCTGATCCGCGGCTTGCAGGGCGGCACGCCCCGCCCCGCCGGTTTTCTGGCCGCCCTGCTGACGGCGCTGCCCGAATTTTTACTGGCGTCGGTGCTGCTGATCACCGGCGCGGTCTGGCTGAAATTTTTCCCGCCTTATGGCTGGGCCGGCTGGCATTACGCGGTTCTGCCTGCGCTGGCGCTGGGCATTCCGGCGGGCGGTTATCTCGGGCGACTGTATTCCGATGCCCTCAGCGGTGCCTTTAATGAAAGCTGGCTGACCACCTGGAGCGTGCTGGGAATTTCGCGCCGCCATATCGCACTGGCCATTATCCGGCGCACGTTGCCCGGCGTGATGCCGTTAACCGGACTGGTGCTGGTGTCGCTGACCGGCGGCGCAATTGCGGTGGAAAAAGTCTTCGCCATTCCCGGCCTCGGGCGCGCTACGCTGGGCGCGGCAGCAGCCGGAGATTTACCGGCATTACAAACCGGCGTGCTGATCCTGCTGCTGCTGGCTTCCGCCCTCGGCATGCTGACGGGCGGCATCCGGCGGATATTACTGGGCCGTGCGTTGTCATTGGGCGCGATGCCGGTTCCGCAACCTGTTGCCCTGCCTGAAAAACAGCGGGCATGGCTGCCGCTGCTGTGTCTGAGCATTCTGGTCGTTATGGTTTTCGCCGGTTTGCCACGCGACCCGCTGACCTCAGCGTATCTGCGCCTGCAACCGCCCTCTTTCGCTTTGCCCTTTGGCGCTGACGCCATGGGTCGTGACCTGCTCGCCCGCGTGGCACACGGCACGCTCAATACCTGTTTGCAGGCGCTGGCGGTTTCACTGATTTGTCTGCTCGCAGGCATGACTGCCGGTGCTTTTCCCCGCGCGATGACCGGCCCGATTGAAGTCACTAATGCGCTGCCGCCGGTCATTGCCGGGCTGGTGATCGCCGCCATTAATGGCCCGACCGCCACCGGCGCGGTAATTGCCGTCACCGTCGTCAGCTGGGCGCCGCTGGCGGCACATACTGCCGCGCTGGTGGCCGAAATCCGCGCAAGGCCATATATTCAGATGCTTGCGGTGATGGGCGTGGGTACATTGCGCCGTCATGTATTTTATGTGTTTCCTGCGCTGGCCGGTCCGCTGTTGCGCCACGCCCTGCTGCGTTTACCGGGCATCGCGCTGGCGCTGGCATCATTAGGTTTTCTCGGGCTTGGCGCACCGCCGCCCGCGCCGGAATGGGGACGTGTGCTGGCCGAGGGTATGCCTTACATAGAACGCGCCCCGTGGAGCGTGCTCGCGCCGGCCGGAGCACTGGCGTTGTTGTCCGTGCTGGCGGTGACGATGAGCAGTTTACGTTGGAAAAATCGCGTCCGGCAGCCAGGTACGCTGCATTAA